In Nematostella vectensis chromosome 2, jaNemVect1.1, whole genome shotgun sequence, one genomic interval encodes:
- the LOC116619300 gene encoding ribosome biogenesis protein slx9, protein MGKVKKSRQKLHLKAVKFGQDNLKKDPLQANESSLPSIFPTSGLFAAVDTSKREEEKSGVANSTKPQKVSKTDKRKERHVQFLKKLHAGKLVEESIKKAEKRAQTAIVGDIEPLLSSLPVIRLAAATNQEGQNSKSQRSNCNEKTMKRRKKSRLKSQLADIKQFQQVVKHPAYQANPIDTITEHIHNIIARENELNTR, encoded by the exons ATGGGAAAGGTAAAGAAAAGCCGTCAAAAACTGCACTTAAAAGCTGTTAAATTTGGACAAGATAATCTTAAGAAGGACCCCTTACAGGCCAATGAG TCATCCTTGCCGTCCATATTCCCTACTTCTGGGCTCTTCGCTGCAGTTGACACTTCAAAAAGGGAAGAAGAAAAATCTGGTGTTGCAAATTCCACTAAACCTCAGAAGGTGTCCAAGACAGataagagaaaagaaagacatgtgcagtttttaaaaa AGCTTCATGCTGGTAAGCTTGTTGAGGAAAGTATAAAGAAAGCCGAAAAACGAGCTCAAACTGCCATTGTTGGGGATATTGAACCATTACTGTCATCCTTGCCTGTAATCCGCTTGGCAGCAGCAACTAATCAAGAAGGGCAAAATTCAAAGTCACAGAGGAG cAACTGTAATGAAAAGACTATGAAGCGGAGAAAGAAGTCTAGGTTAAAATCTCA ATTGGCTGATATTAAACAGTTTCAGCAGGTGGTTAAGCATCCAGCATATCAAGCCAACCCAATAGACACCATCACAGAGCATATACACAACATAATAGCCAGAGAAAATGAGCTGAACACTCGCTGA